The following nucleotide sequence is from Peribacillus sp. ACCC06369.
GTTTTAAAGAACTAACTATACTTTATTGAGAACAAGTGCTATATTATAAAAAAAACGGTTTATATGGAGGAGGATATGACTAGATATGAGGAATTTGACTCATTAAGGGGTTTAGCCGCTCTCATTGTATTAATCGGGCATTATTTGATGGTATATCCTTCATATGCTAATTATCAGTATGATTCAAACAGCTCCTACTTGATTTATTTGTTCAAGGAAACTCCTCTACGCCTTTTTTTCAGTAGTGGAAATGAGTCTGTCATTCTATTCTTTGTATTGAGTGGTTTTGTTTTGTATTTATCAGTTAATAGTGCTAAATTCCACTATTCTACATACTTAATAAAACGAGTCTTTCGAATTTATATACCATATCTAGTAGCAATAAGCGCGGCTATATTGGCGAAAATACTTTTAAGCCATATTGATTTGCCCTTTATCACTGACTGGTTTAGTAAATCTTGGACAGGCCTGGATACTCCTTCCTTATTAATAGAACATCTTTTGTTTATTGGGCATTACAATACAGACGCCTATAACAATGTTATCTGGTCCCTTGTTCACGAGATGAGAATTTCGATTATATTTCCTTTACTGATTTTTTTATTTGTACGAAAAAAGCTTAAATACTCTTTATTATGGCTTTTTGTTTTAATTTTTTCATCGACTTTTTGTTTATATTTAGTTGGTTCCGGTGTGGATATAACCAGCATTCTTCTAAGTTTCCACTATAGTACTCTTTTTTTAATGGGAGCTATATTGGCGAAATATCGCCATGAACTTTTTGCGTATACCTTGAAAATGAAAAAACCTGTAAAAATTGCATTGTTGTTGGGGGCAATTATCTGTTTTATGTACGAAGGCATCATTGGCGAAGTGGATTTATTGAACAATTATATTTTCAGGGATTATGTGGTCTCGATCGGTGTTTGCATATTTATTATCATGAGCGTATCTTCCCAAAAAATTTCAACGCTCTTAAGGTCAAGTTTGCTAACTCTTCTCGGTAAAATTTCATATAGTTTGTATTTGTACCATCTTATATCGTTATTCTCATTCATGTACCTATTCTATAATAAGCTACCTACCGGTTTAATATTGATTTTTTC
It contains:
- a CDS encoding acyltransferase, coding for MTRYEEFDSLRGLAALIVLIGHYLMVYPSYANYQYDSNSSYLIYLFKETPLRLFFSSGNESVILFFVLSGFVLYLSVNSAKFHYSTYLIKRVFRIYIPYLVAISAAILAKILLSHIDLPFITDWFSKSWTGLDTPSLLIEHLLFIGHYNTDAYNNVIWSLVHEMRISIIFPLLIFLFVRKKLKYSLLWLFVLIFSSTFCLYLVGSGVDITSILLSFHYSTLFLMGAILAKYRHELFAYTLKMKKPVKIALLLGAIICFMYEGIIGEVDLLNNYIFRDYVVSIGVCIFIIMSVSSQKISTLLRSSLLTLLGKISYSLYLYHLISLFSFMYLFYNKLPTGLILIFSFFFSLLLSTVSYQLVEKPCMSLGSYFTRNKQKTVITKDPIALKRKIG